In Helianthus annuus cultivar XRQ/B chromosome 3, HanXRQr2.0-SUNRISE, whole genome shotgun sequence, a single window of DNA contains:
- the LOC110931424 gene encoding uncharacterized mitochondrial protein AtMg00810-like, producing MGFIQSKSDNSLFILHHQEHTAYLLLYVDDILLVTSSDTLRQHLMASLASEFAMKDLGPLSYFLGIFVTRHNNSMFLSQQAYAHDIINRAGMRSCKPVDTPVDTQPKLSSTSGTAFEDPSLYRSLAGALQYTTFTRPDLSYAVQQICMHMHAPLNSHWQALKRIIRYLQGTASYGLTLESSPSVALTAFTDADWAGCPDTR from the coding sequence ATGGGGTTTATTCAAAGCAAAAGTGACAATTCTCTCTTCATACTTCACCATCAAGAGCATACTGCCTACCTTCTtctatatgttgatgacatccTTCTTGTCACTTCTTCAGATACACTTCGTCAACACCTCATGGCTAGTCTGGCAAGTGAATTCGCCATGAAAGATCTCGGGCCCTTGAGCTATTTTTTGGGAATTTTTGTTACTCGACACAACAACTCTATGTTTCTCTCCCAACAGGCTTATGCTCATGATATTATTAATCGTGCGGGTATGCGATCATGCAAACCAGTGGACACACCGGTTGACACTCAGCCGAAACTTTCTTCCACCTCGGGAACCGCGTTTGAAGATCCCTCTCTGTATCGTAGCTTGGCTGGGGCTCTTCAGTATACCACCTTCACCAGACCTGACCTAAGCTATGCAGTTCAACAGATTTGCATGCACATGCATGCACCATTGAACTCTCACTGGCAGGCTCTTAAGAGAATAATCCGATATTTACAAGGCACAGCTTCATATGGCCTTACTCTTGAGTCTTCTCCCTCTGTCGCTCTGACTGCCTTCACTGACGCAGATTGGGCTGGCTGCCCTGACACccgttga